One genomic segment of Sorex araneus isolate mSorAra2 chromosome X, mSorAra2.pri, whole genome shotgun sequence includes these proteins:
- the SPATA46 gene encoding spermatogenesis-associated protein 46 gives MGECPRRRCSVYRPWFSPYSYFVCADRGGRLEASGCREGPWDEGRGDGWPAEDAGAESLGSSSSSPEHAGAPRGRAWPESSVTSQDILAACRGQLVQQSGYKCAACCRLYPTLHSLKSHIRSGAREGFSCGVYYRKLKALWGGQRARPGAGGQPCP, from the coding sequence ATGGGCGAGTGCCCCCGGCGTCGCTGCAGCGTCTACCGGCCCTGGTTCTCGCCCTACAGCTACTTCGTGTGCGCCGACCGTGGCGGCCGGCTGGAGGCCTCGGGCTGCCGTGAGGGCCCCTGGGACGAGGGCCGGGGGGACGGCTGGCCGGCCGAGGACGCGGGCGCCGAGAGCCTGGGCTCGTCCTCGTCCTCCCCGGAGCACGCGGGGGCCCCGCGCGGCCGCGCCTGGCCCGAGAGCAGTGTCACCTCGCAGGACATCCTGGCGGCCTGCCGCGGGCAGCTGGTCCAGCAGAGCGGCTACAAGTGCGCGGCCTGCTGCCGGCTCTACCCCACCCTGCACTCGCTCAAGAGCCACATCCGCAGCGGCGCCCGCGAGGGCTTCAGCTGCGGCGTCTACTACCGCAAGCTCAAGGCACTGTGGGGCGGCCAGCGGGCGCGGCCCGGCGCGGGCGGCCAGCCCTGCCCCTAG